The Methanohalophilus portucalensis genome window below encodes:
- a CDS encoding MBL fold metallo-hydrolase: MIFERIKSEGIAHLSYFLGSGNEAVVIDPRRDCQIYVDLARNNGMNIKYIFETHRNEDYVVGSRQLKYLTDADIYHGMNLDFEYGNTLKDKQTFTFGSFQLTALHTPGHTDESISYVLSDLDSNDAPVMVFTGDTLFVGDVGRTDLYGPDKTSHMASKLYDSIFNRILPLGDEVILCPAHGAGSVCGGAISQREHSTLGLERIHNPVLQKTDRDEFVKHKLAEHHEYPPYFRKMEEYNLRGPPILECLPIPQMLSPQEVREEMEKGAVVVDTRMPHSFGGAHIKDTYSIWLEGLPSFAGWVLPYDKPILLVMEEREQLDRAVQYLVRLGYDNIKGFLEGGISAWYMEALPVDGFHLISVHDLKKKLDENERMVILDVRGQDEWEAGHIKRSTHVYVGNLENNLDKLPDKCQVVVYCGSARRSNIAASILKRNGYKKIYNVLGSMAAWKNAGYEIVK; the protein is encoded by the coding sequence ATGATTTTCGAGCGTATAAAATCAGAAGGAATTGCACATCTGTCATATTTCCTGGGTTCCGGGAATGAGGCTGTTGTGATCGATCCGCGCAGGGATTGCCAGATTTATGTGGACCTGGCACGTAATAATGGAATGAATATAAAATATATTTTTGAAACACATCGCAATGAAGATTACGTGGTCGGTTCACGACAGTTGAAATACCTTACAGATGCGGATATATACCATGGTATGAATCTGGATTTTGAATATGGCAATACCTTAAAGGATAAACAAACTTTCACATTCGGTTCATTTCAACTAACAGCACTGCACACACCGGGCCACACAGATGAAAGTATTTCATATGTATTATCAGACCTTGATTCAAATGACGCTCCTGTAATGGTATTTACAGGTGATACATTGTTTGTGGGAGATGTGGGAAGAACAGACCTTTACGGGCCCGACAAAACTTCACATATGGCATCAAAACTATATGACAGCATTTTTAACAGAATATTACCCCTAGGAGATGAAGTAATACTCTGTCCCGCCCATGGTGCCGGTTCTGTTTGCGGTGGTGCCATCTCGCAAAGAGAGCATAGCACTCTGGGACTGGAACGTATTCATAACCCCGTATTACAGAAAACTGACAGGGACGAGTTTGTAAAACATAAACTTGCAGAACATCATGAGTATCCCCCTTACTTCAGGAAAATGGAAGAATACAATCTCAGGGGGCCACCAATCCTGGAATGCCTGCCTATTCCCCAAATGCTTTCCCCACAAGAAGTCAGGGAAGAAATGGAAAAAGGAGCTGTAGTTGTGGATACACGTATGCCTCATTCCTTCGGCGGAGCCCACATCAAGGATACATACAGCATATGGCTGGAAGGTCTGCCTTCTTTTGCAGGCTGGGTTCTGCCCTATGATAAACCGATACTTCTGGTCATGGAAGAAAGAGAGCAGCTGGATAGAGCTGTACAATATCTGGTACGTTTGGGTTATGATAATATCAAAGGTTTCCTGGAAGGGGGAATTTCCGCCTGGTATATGGAAGCTTTACCTGTCGACGGGTTCCATCTTATATCCGTGCATGACCTGAAAAAGAAACTGGATGAAAATGAAAGGATGGTTATCCTGGATGTGCGCGGCCAGGATGAATGGGAAGCAGGACACATAAAAAGATCCACACATGTATACGTGGGCAATCTGGAAAATAACCTGGACAAACTGCCCGATAAATGTCAGGTAGTTGTCTATTGTGGTTCTGCAAGACGTTCCAATATAGCGGCTTCAATTTTGAAAAGAAATGGATATAAAAAGATATATAATGTCCTTGGTAGCATGGCGGCATGGAAGAATGCGGGATATGAAATCGTGAAATGA
- a CDS encoding cupin domain-containing protein produces MDKGFSKDLNELMQFPTEGIFSTVLAKSDTYNYTLMCLAGGTDIDEHTSTKTGVVQVLKGKGVFHLYGNEIEMKEGTFIFMPANAPHSLQAQEDLAVLLCLTK; encoded by the coding sequence ATGGACAAAGGATTTTCAAAAGATTTGAATGAATTGATGCAATTCCCTACAGAGGGGATATTCAGTACAGTACTGGCAAAATCAGACACCTATAATTACACACTGATGTGTCTTGCAGGTGGGACGGATATTGATGAACATACATCCACAAAAACAGGTGTGGTTCAAGTCCTGAAAGGAAAGGGTGTCTTCCATTTATATGGAAATGAAATCGAAATGAAAGAAGGTACATTCATTTTCATGCCTGCAAATGCACCTCACTCCCTTCAAGCCCAAGAAGACCTCGCGGTACTTCTGTGCCTGACTAAGTAA
- a CDS encoding type II toxin-antitoxin system HicA family toxin — protein sequence MGFVVVRQRSSHVFLQRGENTVTVPLHNPLKKNSEKHPQTIGCFSRIICYEP from the coding sequence ATGGGATTTGTGGTTGTCAGGCAAAGGAGTAGTCATGTATTTTTACAACGCGGAGAGAATACTGTAACAGTACCTTTGCACAATCCACTTAAAAAAAACTCTGAAAAGCATCCTCAAACAATCGGATGTTTCTCTCGAATTATTTGTTATGAACCTTAA
- a CDS encoding GTP-binding protein, which produces MKIMIINGFPGSGKTTTIKEIAKSLSEEGKKVVIIFTEEGKIIYSGIENTNIITKEVINACVPCSLRFNLESTLKNATSESNPDFVIIELLSSASSSQIKASLEPMNIPDMSFAPVVNLVDPKTFITDISKLPKFAIDRIKEADIICLNKTESAKDENIRDVKDFLRNANPDSNILGISAHKPDEGFKYFMDRLVNNDIS; this is translated from the coding sequence ATGAAGATAATGATCATAAATGGGTTTCCAGGAAGCGGGAAAACGACCACAATAAAGGAAATTGCAAAAAGTCTTTCAGAGGAGGGGAAAAAAGTTGTAATAATATTTACCGAGGAAGGAAAAATCATTTATAGTGGTATCGAAAATACAAATATAATCACAAAAGAAGTGATTAACGCCTGTGTTCCCTGCAGTCTCAGGTTCAATCTGGAAAGCACTTTAAAAAATGCAACCAGTGAATCAAATCCTGATTTTGTGATAATCGAACTTCTATCAAGTGCATCCTCGTCCCAGATAAAAGCAAGTCTGGAACCGATGAATATTCCGGATATGTCTTTTGCTCCTGTTGTAAATCTTGTAGATCCGAAAACTTTCATCACTGATATTAGTAAATTACCAAAATTTGCCATTGACAGGATCAAAGAGGCCGATATCATCTGTTTGAACAAAACAGAATCTGCAAAAGATGAAAATATCAGAGATGTAAAAGATTTTCTCCGTAATGCCAACCCTGATTCAAATATACTGGGAATTTCTGCACATAAACCTGATGAAGGATTTAAATATTTCATGGATCGATTGGTAAATAACGATATATCATAA